CGTGCACGCCGTGCTGCCGCCCGTCACGCTCGCCGTGTTGACGGCAGGCGTGACGACCGTGTTCGCCACCGCCACATGCGCAATAATCACCGGAGCCGAAACGTTCGGCAGCAACACATCGCTCGTCGTGCATGTCAGATCCGTTCCACTCGCCACCGAGCAAGTCCACACACTGTTCGGTTCGATGGAGGTGATGGTGATGCCTGCAGGCATGCGGTCCGTCACCGTGATCGCACCGCTCGTGCTGTTGGTGCCGTTGTTGCGCACCTTCAGCGAGTAGATGCCGTTCTGGCCCACGGCAAACGTGGTTGGCGCAGCTTCCTTCTCGATCACCAGCGCAGGCGTGCCTGCATTCTTGCTGGTGACGGGCGGAGACTCCTTCTCGCACGGTGTCGTCGTGCAGGTCACGCCGGTTGGTGGTGTCACCGTGGCCTTGTTGACGATGTCGCCCGTGGCATTGCGCGCAGCAGTACCTGTGATGGTGATCGTCAGCTTCTCGCCCATGGCAAGCGCCACTCCGGTCAGCGACACGTTGTTCGTCGTGCCGGTCGCATTGGCCCCGCAGCTTCCCGTGCCGGTGGCCACGCAGCTCCATGCACTCACCTCGACTTCGACCGGCACAACATCCAGCACCGATGCACCGCTGATGCTGCTCGGGCCATCGTTGAACACTTCAATCGTGTAGTTCAGCGGCTGGTTGGGCACGTACTGCGTGCCCTGCTCCGAGACCTTGGTGATGCGCAGATCGGCCTTCAAGCCCACCGGCGTCGTGACGCTGGCGCAGTGCAGATCGCCCACGGCGCAAGTGCCCGGAACAGGCGGCTCGCCACCGTTGTTCGGATCACCGCCACCACCGACGGAAGCAACGTTCACCACACCGGTCGAGCTCACCAGAGTGCTGCTCAGAGTCACCGGCAGCGTGATGAGCGATGGCGTGCCAACAGCCAACGCAGCCGTGGTCTCGCAGGTCACGGTCTGACCGATCACAGTGCAAGTCCAACCATTGCTGGTGGTGTTCACAGCGCTGACACCTGTGGGCAATGTGTCCACCACCTTGGTGGTGCCGGAAGTCACGGCATTGCCGACGTTCGTCACGGTCAGCACATACTGCGCACCGGTTTGTCCGGCACTCCACGGGCCGTTGCTGCTCTTTGCCAGAGTCAGATTGGGCAGGCCGGGCAGATTGCCGCAAGCGCTGGCTGCAGGCGCTGCCGAGCCGATGCTCGCCGCGTTGTACGCGCCATGGCCTAGAGTGCCGGAGCATGTCAGCGATGTCGCCGCCGTGCTTGGGCTGGCCGTGAACGCAATCACCACCACATAGCTGTGCGTGCCGCCTGCAGCAATCGCGGTGGCCGTGGCGCTGATCTGATGCGTCGCGCCATTGATGAGCGCAGGCAACGGCGCATTCACGCTGCCATTCGTGCTGTTCACTGTCCAACCGTTCAGCACGGTGCCTGCCGCAAAGGCCGGCGTGTCGGTCAACGTATACGTGCCGGGCAGGCCGCCGGTGTTGGAGACCGTTACGGTGTACGTGGCCTGGTATTGCCCCAGCGATGTCTGCGCCATGCTGTTGAAGACCTTGGTGATGCCCAATGCCGCTGGCATGTTGACCGTCGTCGACGTGTTTGCGCAATGGCCGGGGTTGCCCGCATCCAACGCGGTGCACGCAGTTCCCGGAGCGGGTGGCATGCCGCCGTTGAACGGATCGCCGCCACCGGCCACCGAGGCATGGTTGGTCACGCTGCCCGTCACACCTGTGCTGATGGCCGTGGTCAACACATTGACCGGCAAGGTGATCGAAGCCGAGCCGCTCGCAGCAATGCTGGCATTGCTTGTGCAATTCACCGTCTGCCCGTTGGCCGTGCAGTTCCATGCACCGCTCATCAGCGTGCCCACCCACTTCGGTGTGATGCCCATCGGCAGTTCGTCCACCACAGCGATCTCTCCGATGGTCGCCACCAGCGTGCTGGCATTGCTGACCGTGAGTTGGTACTGCGCATTCGACTGCCCCACTTCCCACGCAGCAGTGTTGGACTGTTTGCTGATCTGCAACTGCGGCGCGTTCACCGTGGTCACGGTGGTCGATTCGCAGTTCGCCTTGTTGGCCGGGCACAGCGGATCGCCGCCGCCGTAGACCACGGCCTTGTTGGTCACAGTAGGTGGTATCGACGAGGCTGCCGCCGCCGTTGGCGTGACGGGGATGGTGAACCTCACAAAACCCGCCGGAGTGAAATCCGTCGCGGCCGCAAGCACTGCGCTGCTCTCGCATCGCACGCTCTGTCCGCTGCGGGTGCAGCCCGTCGGCATGGTACCCAGCGTCAGATGCGCAGGCACTTCGTCGATCACGGTGATCAGCCCGGCAGTCGGCGCGGTACCGATGTTCGTCACCGTCAGAATGTAGTTCGAGAGAACGCCGACCTTGAAGCCTTGCGTACCGGCATCGGTGGTCTTGGTGATCTTCAATTGCGGCGCGTTCACTGGCGTCGTCACCACCGGCGCACAGCTTGCGGGCAAGGCGCTGACAGGCACCGAGGCCACGCACAGCGGATCGCCGCCGCCTGTGGCCGTCGCCTGATTGCGCAGGGATTGATTGATCACGCTGGCTTGCGGCGTGACCAGAATGGCGACTGTCGTCTCTTGATCGACGGCCAGACCCGCAGCCACCGTGCAAGTCACTTTCTGGCTGTCTGCCGGATCCACAGCGCAAGCACCCGCAGGTTCGAAACCATCGATGCGCAGGCCCGAAGGCACCACATCGGTGATGGTTGCGGGCAGCGTCGTGGTTGCCGTGCCGGTGTTCTTTAAAGTCAGCAGGTAACGTGCCTGCACTCCCACCGTGAAGGCCACCGGACTCGTCTCTTTCTTGAGCTCAAGTTGCGGTGCGCTCACCGGATCGTTGGTGATGCCCACGCATCCCGTATCGGACGGACAGGTCAGGTCACCCGTGGTGTTGTCGGCGGTCGCCTGATTGGTCAGCGTCTTGCCATTGGCGGTGGCCAGCGGCGTCACGGGAATGACAAAGCGCTTGGTCTGTCCGGGAGCGAGCGTGCTCGGCACCGCACAGGTCACGACTTGACCACTCACGCTGCAACCACCCGCTGCATCCAGCGTACCGATGACGAGATCGGCAGGAACGGTGTCGGTGATCGTGCCGCCCAGCGTGTTCGCATTGCCTTCGTTCGTCACGTCGATGAAGTAGCTCGTCTGCACACCGACGACGAAAGCGTTTTCGACCTGCTTGCTCACCTTCAGCTTGGGGCGATCCACATTGGTCGTCACGCTGTCCGTGCAGGTGAGCGAAGTGCCGCAGTCCGAGCCGCCGCCCACCACCTGCGCCGTGTTGCTCGCGGTCGCGCCGACCGCGTTCCCCACCAGCACCTCGGCATTGATCACCGACGCCACCGATTGGGGCAACAGCGCCACCGTGCTGAAGCAGGACAGCTGGGTGCTGGTCGTCGCCTGGCAATTCCAGTTTTCACCAGTCACCTTGGTGGTGTCGATGGTGATGCCTGCAGGCATGGTGTCCGTCACCGTGATCACGCCACTGGTGCTGCCTGTGCCCGTGTTTTTGACCGTGATCGTGTAGAGACCACGGCCACCCACTGCAAAGGCCGAAGGCGTCGCCTGCTTGTCGATGACCAGTACCGGCTTGCCGCTGTTCTGATTCGTCACCGTATCGGTCAGCACACAGGCCGTCGTCGCACAGGGCGTGGACGTCGGAGGCGTCACCGTTGCCGTGTTGATGATGTCGCCCGTCGCCGAGCGCTGCGCCATGCCGGTCACGGTGATCGTCACGCTCTTGCCAGCAGGGATCTTCACGCCCGTCAGCGACACGTTGTTGTCGGTGCCCGAGGCGTTCGCTCCGCAATCTGCGCCCGTCGCGGGAGTGCAGCTCCAGAGACTGACGTTGACCTTTGAAGGAACCGTGTCCTGGATGCTTGCACCATCCACATCGCTGGGACCGTCATTGGTCACCACGATCTGGTAGTTCAGCGACTGGTCCGGTACATAGCTCCCATCAGGCGTAGCCGTCTTTTCGATGCGCAGATCGGCCTTTTGCACCACGGTCACGGTGCCTGTCGACGGGTTGCACTTCGTGTCGGAAGACGTGCATGCCGGATCCCCGCCACCGCTCAGATGTGCCGTGTTGCTGGCACCGCCAGCAACCGCCGTGCTTGCGACCTGAACGGGGATGTCGATGGTGTACGTGCCATTGGCAAGTCCCGAAGCCAAGGTGCAATTCGGACCGATGGCACTTCCGGAAGTGTTGCCGCAGGAGGCCAGCGTTCCACCACCCGTCAGTTGCGGCGCACCCGAAAGCGTGACGCCCGTGGGAAGCGTATCCGTCAACGCAATCGTCTCTGTGGTGGGGCCATTGGTCACCACCACGTTGATCTGGTACTTCTGATTGCTGGCACCCGCCACCAACGTGGTCGGAGACGCCGTTTTGGTCGCGGCGATATTGGGGTATTTCGGCGTGTTGGTGAACGTGCAAGTGATCTCGTCACCGGCTTGCGGCGTCACGCTCACGCTGGTGCCCGTGCCGGAAGCAGGCACGGCCGTGCCACCAGCGGTAGCGTTGGTGCATGCGAAGGTCGAGGTGTAGCGACTCAGGTCGGCAAGAGGCGAGCCCGCCGCCGCTTCGCTCAGCGTGTATGCCGTGCCCGCGTTCACATCGACCGCACCCGTGCTCACGCTGTTGGCGTTTCCAGACGAGGTGTTGCTTGCAACGCCACCACTGATGGACACGGTGAACTGGTCCGTGCTCAGCAGACGCCCAGCCATGTTTTTCGACACCGTCAGGCGTGTGCGCTGCACCGTGTTTGTCACGCTGCAGGAGTTGCAAATCGGCGTCGAGCCACCACCCGATGCGACCACACTGTTGTTGACCGTCGCTCCCGCACTGGCAAGCACGGTCGCCGTGTACGTCACCGAGTAGGTACCGATGCCCGTTCCTGAAGGCAAGGAGCAATTCAGACTACCAGTGCAGACCAGCGCCGGACTGTTGCTCACGATGCTGCCGAACTGAAGGCCCGCGCCCAACGTGTCCGCCAAGGACAACGCACTGGTCAGCGGCGCATTGCTGACATCCGCACTCAGAACGTAGGTGATAGTGGAGCCGACCGGAACCGCGCTGCCTGCCGCCGGATTGGCGCTCTTGGAAACGTTGACGACCGGAACCGCCACAGTGGTCTGAGCCGTATCGGTATTGGGTGCTGGCGCATTGGCGGTTTCATTGGTCGCCGCAATCACGGTCGTGATGGGAATCGGCCCCGGGTTGCCTGCCGCAACCACATAATTGAAATTGAACAGCAGGGTCTGGCCGACTGTGAGTGTGGTCGGCATTCCGCTGAAGCTCACCTTGCAGGTGGCTGCGCTGTATGTCGCCATCACACCCGTCGGGAGCAAAGTGAATGTCACAGCGGCGGGACAGGTCTTCGTCACACCGGAACCACCCAAGGTGCCAATCGTCACTTGATAAGTGACGCCCGTGGCAGGAGCACTGCCAGCGTTGTTGAACGAGAACGAGCCGTAGGCCGTACCGCCCGAGAGAACACTCGGCGTGACAGACACTTGCGTGCTCACGTCGACGGGCGTGCTGGGCTCCAGAATCTCGATGGTCGGAATGAACACCTGCGACTTCTCCAGCGCCCAGAGATCGAGTCCCTTGCCATCGCCAAAATACTGGTCGCTCGCCGTGCAATCGGTGTTGGCGTTGTTGCTGCCCGCCCACTTGCGGTAGTAAATGCTGCTCGATCCGGAGCCGGACAGCACGGTCGATGAATTCAGGCCTATCAACGAGTACACAGGCGACGGTTGAACCTGGTCCTTGCCCGCCAGAACACTGCCGCAGAGGTGACCATTCAATGTCCCGATCACGGTGCCATTGGCCGTCTTGTAGCCTCGGTCGTCGTAGTACACCGTGTTGTCGCCAACGCTGGGGCCGTTGAGCTTGGTGAGAATCGGACCGCCATTCACATTGCCTTCCACGTCGGCCATGGGAAAGTGGATTTCGCCGTTTCGACCAACGATCTGATACTTGTAGTTCCCAGCCGGAAAGGAGTTGCCGTTGTTGTCCCGTCCATCCCAAAGGATGTTGTGATCTCCGGTTTCAGCAATGCCGGTCAACACGCGGTTCTGCGTATTGGCGGGGTCGAAATCCGTGCCGTTTCTGCTGATGACGATTTGATATGTCTGGGTGTTCTGCACACTGAACGTGAACGAGCCACCAGACGATACGGTCGTGGAGTTGTTGCCAAAGTTTCCGACGAAGGCCGGATTGGTGAGCACCGGCGTCTTGGGTGCCAAGGGAAAAGACAACGCCGTCAGAACCCGTGCGACCTCGGCTGCATTCGGGCCATTCTGGGAGACATCGCTGAAGAAGATCGGGTACTCGGGAGCCTGCGCCTTGATTCCGGCAGTGCCTGAAGCGCCACCCGTAACCGCGCCTCCTGTCCCCCGGTAGTCCCGATACAGGGGCGAGCCATTGGTATCCAGAAAGCCTTTGCTGTTGGCATAGAAAGCTGCGCCGTTGGGGTCGATGCCCACGAACTGCTGCTTGTAGCGATAGCCGTCGCTGGACACGTAGTACAACGTGGTGGCAATGCGGTAGGCCCGATTGGTCAAATCCGAAGCTGCCCCGCTGTTGTTACCAGTGGCCACGGTCCACGCATAAGTGAAGACACGCCCGTTGATATCGACAAGAGATGTCGTGTCGCTGCTGCGCACAGTGACATCCCAGGCGGACACTGCATTGCTTTGTGGCGACGGAGGATCAATCAAGGCCCCGGATCCCGAGTCCCCACCGAACAAGACACCATAGATGCCCGTGGTTGGTGCTTTGTACGAGCATGCCTTGTAGCGATCGGCATTGCCGCCATTGCTGCCCGAAACGCTCAATGGACCTGCCAGCTCAGCGTTCCGGGTCTCGATCAACCCATCCTTTGCGGACGTGCATGTGAATGTGGCCGTGCCTGGAATGGTCTCCAACCCTTTGCTGCCAAAACTCTGCGGGCTGTACAGCTTGATTTCGCCCTTTCCAGCGCTCGAGCGATTGCGAGAGCCCAGCAGAATGTGCTCATCCTTTTGCGCATACACGTAAAAAAACTGCCGCCCACTGACGACGCCGTGAAACGTGTTGTTGGTACTCAACCCCATCACCGCACGACCGGTCGTATCGTTCGTCTCGCCAGACGGATGCAGAGTTCGGCTGCCCTCGGCATGCACATTGCCACTCCACCCCAGCAGCAGCCACAACAAACAACCAGCGAGAACGGCCATCGCCGCATCTTTCAAGCATGTGGCTGCAAAGTGTCTGGATATGGAGCGCACGCGAGCAGGAGTAATCCACTCGCGCAGTGGTTGAGTTGCCGTCATTCAAATGTCCCGATTGCTTTGGATATCGGGCAACACATGCTTGCGCCGTGCCTTGCCCCACATCCCTGCGCCGCACCACCCCCTTCATCACGAAAACGCCAAGGCGTCAGAGGGGCTTGCGGCATTCGTCTGGCGAATCACCCTGCAAGGGCCTGCTGGACAGGTCCATTGAGGAATGACGGGATGCGACGCTCATTCACCGACATCAGTCGTCGAAAATGATCACATTCAGTCATTTATGACTCATGTGGGTGCATGTTACTCAAAAACACACATTTTTCAACAACTGACGCCAATGTCGGACGTCGCTCCGGGGGAAGGAAGCGGTGCACTTTTGTGTTTCCATCCACCGGGACGTGGCTTCCAGCAACCGTTTCACATTTATTAACAGTGATCGGTGCTTGGTGTAAAAATTTCGTCTTCTGAATTGAGGTAGCCGCAGCCATAGCGGCTCACGACGGGCATTTGTATCAAGGAACAAAAAAATCGCCTGCTGGCAAGGCACTTGTTCAGTGCGATGCCAACAGGCGATTTTCAGATTCGGCGCCGCGAGGGGCGCCTGGAAGCCAGATCAGTTCCGGCGCTTGCCAGACATTCCCACTTGTCCAAAGGAACGCGCCGCCAATCCCATGAGCAGCAAGGCGAGAGCGAACAGCGCCCAGCGCTCGTTCACAGGGACCGGAACCGTCACGGCCGGCACATCGCCCACCGTGACCGCAGTAGCGCCGCTGTTGTTGGCCAAGTTGGGGTCGTACAGATCATGCACCGCCTTTGTCGTGATGGAGAAGCTGCCCGCCGTAGTCGGCGTGAAGCGTGTCGTGCACGAAACCGCTTGCCCGGACGCCAGCGTGGCAACGGGAACCGATGGAGTGCAAGTCGTGACGGCCGTTGCAGGCGCGCCGCTGATCTCGCAACGCACATTGGTCGTGTCTGCGGGACCGGCGTTCAAGCAGGTGGACGTCACCACCACCTCGGAGCCGACGGACACGGCCACCGTCGGCGGCGTGCTGACCTGAACATCGGCCTGAGTGGATGGTGTCGTCACCGAGCACGTCGCGCCACAACTCCCGGCAGCGCTGCTGCTCACCGTGTTCACGACGGACGCACCCGTCAACGTGCTGTCCACCTTGACCGAGAACTGCACCGATACAGTGGCTCCACCCGCCACCGGCACAGTCTGCGTGCAAGTGCTGCCTGCTGCGGCACACACCGGTCCGGGCGCGGCGCTCCAGCCCTCTGCAGATCCGACATAAGTCGTGCCTGCAGGCACGGTTTCGGTCAGATCGGTCGAGCCAGCTGTGCCACCCGCGTTGGTCACGCTCAGTTGGTAAGTCAGCTTGTCCCCAGGCTTCACTTGGTAGCCGCTTGGTACGCTCGCATCGTTCACCTTCACCAGCGACTTGACCACGTTGAGGGCCGAAGCCGTGTTGGCCTGCACGGTCCGCGCTTGCGTGTTGTTCAGCAAGTTGGTCTCGAAGCTGTCGGTACGCGCTGTCACCACCGCGTCGATCGACATCGCCTGCGTTACGGGGAACGACAGTGTGCACGTCAACATGTCTCCCGGATTGAGTGTTTTCGGTGCCTCGCATGTACCCATCATCGTCGCCTTGAGCAAGGTATTGATCACAAGCTCGCAGCTTCCGTTCACCGCCAGGATCGGGCTGTTGTTGCTGCAGACACCCACGATCGTCACCGTGTCGCCCACCACAATGGAAGTCGGGAACTGTGTGATCACTGCCTGCACATCCGTTACCGAGCTGTTGACCACCGCCGTGCAGTTCGTGCCCGTGCAGTTGTTCGCCGCATCGCTGGCCACGGTGTTGCTGATGGTGGCGCTCGTCATCGGCGCCAGCACCTCGACGGTGAAGCGCACGTGTTCTGTCGTCACGGTGCTGCCCGCTTGGGCTGCCACGCTCACGCTTTGCGTGCAGGTGCTGCCTGCGGCCGTGCACACGGAGGTGGCGGGAGTGGTGCTCCAGCCCTCGCCCGTGCCGCTGCCTGTGCCGAGGTAGCTTGTGCCTGCGGGCACGGTCTCGGTGAGGGTCGTGCTGCCTGCCGTGCCGCCGGTGTTGCTCACGGCGATGTCGTAGGTCAGCTTGTCGCCGATCTGCGCTGCGTAGCCTGTGGGCACGGCGGCTGCGTTGACCTGCACCAGTGTCTTGACCACGTCCAGTGCGGCCGGGGTGTTCACCACCACGCTGCGGCTGGAGGTGTTGTTGCCGGGCTTGTCGTCATACTGGTCTGCCGCCGCTGTGGCGCTCACCGTGAAGG
This genomic stretch from Diaphorobacter sp. HDW4B harbors:
- a CDS encoding DUF11 domain-containing protein translates to MTATQPLREWITPARVRSISRHFAATCLKDAAMAVLAGCLLWLLLGWSGNVHAEGSRTLHPSGETNDTTGRAVMGLSTNNTFHGVVSGRQFFYVYAQKDEHILLGSRNRSSAGKGEIKLYSPQSFGSKGLETIPGTATFTCTSAKDGLIETRNAELAGPLSVSGSNGGNADRYKACSYKAPTTGIYGVLFGGDSGSGALIDPPSPQSNAVSAWDVTVRSSDTTSLVDINGRVFTYAWTVATGNNSGAASDLTNRAYRIATTLYYVSSDGYRYKQQFVGIDPNGAAFYANSKGFLDTNGSPLYRDYRGTGGAVTGGASGTAGIKAQAPEYPIFFSDVSQNGPNAAEVARVLTALSFPLAPKTPVLTNPAFVGNFGNNSTTVSSGGSFTFSVQNTQTYQIVISRNGTDFDPANTQNRVLTGIAETGDHNILWDGRDNNGNSFPAGNYKYQIVGRNGEIHFPMADVEGNVNGGPILTKLNGPSVGDNTVYYDDRGYKTANGTVIGTLNGHLCGSVLAGKDQVQPSPVYSLIGLNSSTVLSGSGSSSIYYRKWAGSNNANTDCTASDQYFGDGKGLDLWALEKSQVFIPTIEILEPSTPVDVSTQVSVTPSVLSGGTAYGSFSFNNAGSAPATGVTYQVTIGTLGGSGVTKTCPAAVTFTLLPTGVMATYSAATCKVSFSGMPTTLTVGQTLLFNFNYVVAAGNPGPIPITTVIAATNETANAPAPNTDTAQTTVAVPVVNVSKSANPAAGSAVPVGSTITYVLSADVSNAPLTSALSLADTLGAGLQFGSIVSNSPALVCTGSLNCSLPSGTGIGTYSVTYTATVLASAGATVNNSVVASGGGSTPICNSCSVTNTVQRTRLTVSKNMAGRLLSTDQFTVSISGGVASNTSSGNANSVSTGAVDVNAGTAYTLSEAAAGSPLADLSRYTSTFACTNATAGGTAVPASGTGTSVSVTPQAGDEITCTFTNTPKYPNIAATKTASPTTLVAGASNQKYQINVVVTNGPTTETIALTDTLPTGVTLSGAPQLTGGGTLASCGNTSGSAIGPNCTLASGLANGTYTIDIPVQVASTAVAGGASNTAHLSGGGDPACTSSDTKCNPSTGTVTVVQKADLRIEKTATPDGSYVPDQSLNYQIVVTNDGPSDVDGASIQDTVPSKVNVSLWSCTPATGADCGANASGTDNNVSLTGVKIPAGKSVTITVTGMAQRSATGDIINTATVTPPTSTPCATTACVLTDTVTNQNSGKPVLVIDKQATPSAFAVGGRGLYTITVKNTGTGSTSGVITVTDTMPAGITIDTTKVTGENWNCQATTSTQLSCFSTVALLPQSVASVINAEVLVGNAVGATASNTAQVVGGGSDCGTSLTCTDSVTTNVDRPKLKVSKQVENAFVVGVQTSYFIDVTNEGNANTLGGTITDTVPADLVIGTLDAAGGCSVSGQVVTCAVPSTLAPGQTKRFVIPVTPLATANGKTLTNQATADNTTGDLTCPSDTGCVGITNDPVSAPQLELKKETSPVAFTVGVQARYLLTLKNTGTATTTLPATITDVVPSGLRIDGFEPAGACAVDPADSQKVTCTVAAGLAVDQETTVAILVTPQASVINQSLRNQATATGGGDPLCVASVPVSALPASCAPVVTTPVNAPQLKITKTTDAGTQGFKVGVLSNYILTVTNIGTAPTAGLITVIDEVPAHLTLGTMPTGCTRSGQSVRCESSAVLAAATDFTPAGFVRFTIPVTPTAAAASSIPPTVTNKAVVYGGGDPLCPANKANCESTTVTTVNAPQLQISKQSNTAAWEVGQSNAQYQLTVSNASTLVATIGEIAVVDELPMGITPKWVGTLMSGAWNCTANGQTVNCTSNASIAASGSASITLPVNVLTTAISTGVTGSVTNHASVAGGGDPFNGGMPPAPGTACTALDAGNPGHCANTSTTVNMPAALGITKVFNSMAQTSLGQYQATYTVTVSNTGGLPGTYTLTDTPAFAAGTVLNGWTVNSTNGSVNAPLPALINGATHQISATATAIAAGGTHSYVVVIAFTASPSTAATSLTCSGTLGHGAYNAASIGSAAPAASACGNLPGLPNLTLAKSSNGPWSAGQTGAQYVLTVTNVGNAVTSGTTKVVDTLPTGVSAVNTTSNGWTCTVIGQTVTCETTAALAVGTPSLITLPVTLSSTLVSSTGVVNVASVGGGGDPNNGGEPPVPGTCAVGDLHCASVTTPVGLKADLRITKVSEQGTQYVPNQPLNYTIEVFNDGPSSISGASVLDVVPVEVEVSAWSCVATGTGSCGANATGTTNNVSLTGVALAMGEKLTITITGTAARNATGDIVNKATVTPPTGVTCTTTPCEKESPPVTSKNAGTPALVIEKEAAPTTFAVGQNGIYSLKVRNNGTNSTSGAITVTDRMPAGITITSIEPNSVWTCSVASGTDLTCTTSDVLLPNVSAPVIIAHVAVANTVVTPAVNTASVTGGSTACTTQSPCSVTVQTNVDRPQLAVSKKLDSSFVVGQPTSYTITVENKGQAATLAGTITDTVPLGLAVGDLTNSGCSANGNVVTCNVSAGMLPGSSKSFTIPVTPLASADGTSQVNKAIANSDTGDSTCPSELHCTGKTDDPVTAPKLEMTKTANAGAFTVGQAASYTLTVTNNGTAATTGVITITDVVPAGLTIDSVTPTSATCAAVAAGSQTVTCTVSALAVKASASIVIGVTPKASADKQTMVNQAGVTGGGDPLCVDGTATASLPTRCAPTISTPVNAPHLLLEKSTGMTEFSVGVASTYVLKVTNVGTAATSGKITVVDTLPASMTLGDLTSEPGCSATGTLVKQLTCESSASLAVNASVTFRIPVTPTAAAAPNVTNNAQAYGGGDPLCPMDASCKSSITTVVNAPDLHIVKTDNGPWVVGQADAAYTLTVNNSSAIAASVGEILINVKDVMPLGIEPKWTDPLVSANWSCSFVSRSVTCHSIHDLVIGAGQSSSIVLPVNVTTAALAGGLNADVTNHASVSGGGDPFNDGDAPEPGTSCLSLDPNDPGHCAQKITRIFALADLVVSKSNPTFTATGVAGQYVAEYQIDVTNLGGVDGHYTLSDTPGFPADVVLNSWTARVSSSAIATPLTPPVNGALTQISAANEVLPVGATHSYVVALTFTMQAGVTQVACTGSAGSGAFNAASIVGTTATDASGCAALPGVPSLGLVKTSNGPWTVDQTGAKYTMTVTNHGTASTNGSVMTVSDNMPTGLTATAGSSNGWTCGVAGQQVSCTNASVLAAGVSSVIELPVKVTSAAVGNPSNLASVGGGGDPYNGGNPPVPGSCAAGDMHCASVPTKVNALADPMVTKTNNQTSLVVGSTTTYTVTISNPGTTDATGISWTDTVVSGLKDVSIVGSTASSGSNAGSCAGLTCTGITVAAGGNVVYKVTATVSGKAGEQAENTATVTGGTCLTSSPCTSTDSDPIVNEPQDAVAVPVDSRTMLVLLALAMVGLAYRQTRRARR